ATGTGAGGCCGAGCGAAACAGAGTTGGGGCAGAGCGGAATTGAGAAGGAGTCGAGCGAAACAGAGTTGGGGCAGAGCGGAATTGGGAAGGCGCCGAGCGAATTCAGGAGCAGGTCGAGCGAAACAGAGGGGGAGTCGAGCAAAATCAAGTTGAATCTGAGCAAAACAATGGCAAAGCCAAACGAAGACGTCCTTTCTTGGAGTAATGCTAACCAAATAGTCATCTGGATTGGTATAGCAGAGATTTTGTTTGGGCTTTGCTGGCTGTTCCTACGAGGAAAGCGCTTATTGTTTGGAGCGCAAATTATTCTGTTTCCACTTTTAACAATAGGGGCCTTGCTAGCAGATATAACGATAGCTACTGCACCCTTTAATCCAGTGACTTTTAATCTAGCATTATGGGTATTGTCTATAATCGGATTTATAATTAGTAAAGATATGCCAAGTGCCAGACGCTGCATACGGAAGCGAGAGGAGACAACATGACCATTTATCAAACCATATTAGGTGAGGAATTTACAAAACTGCATCCAAAACTTCAAGAGCGCTATACATTGCCAGTAAATCAACCATTTTATGCGATAGGAGTTATGCATAAAATTGAATCGGGAGCAAAGTGGCTGCGTCCTTTTTATACCGTGGCGACTAAAACGAAATTCCTGTTCCCTGAGTCAGGTGAGAATATACCGTTTTCGATTTGTAACACTTGTCGAACGTTGCCAAGTGGTGAGTTGGAAGTCTTATGGGAACGTGCCTTCCACTTTCCAAAAAGAACTAGATATTTTCATGCAAGAATGACAGTGGATTTAGTTCATAAAATAGTAAAGGATTATTTAGGTGAACCAGCTCTTTTTTATTCTGATTTGCACTTTGCTGTGACGCGTGAAGGGAGATTAGTCATTCGTTCAGGTTTTCAACGCTTGGTTTTGTCCAAAATTGAATGTGCGCTTCCAAAATTTTTGCAGGGGCATGTTGTGGTGGAGGAGGGCTTTGATGATACCAGAAATGTGTTTACGATTCATGTGTCCATCCATAATCCGTTGATAGGGAGGCTGATGATGTATGCTGGTGAATTTACGCAACAATCTAGGTAAGCCTGTTATATTATTCGGATTTATACTGGCAGCTATTTGTTTTGGCTTTAGCGAGCAGCCTACCTTTATATTGTTACTTACTATTGCACAGCTAATTTTTATACCTGCATTGATCAAAATGGTGGTGGACCTTCCTAGAGGCGGAGATGCCATTATTGCTGTAATGATGATTGCAGTTACAATGCTTCACTGGTGGACGGAAGGGTGGCTAGCCATTGTTCTAGCACTTATTTATGTTATCTATACAGTATTTATAGCAAGCCTGGGGGTAAATCGTTTTTTGCAACGTGGCTTTACAAATATAGCGGAAATTTCGATTGATATTGGACTTATGTACTTATTTATTGGGGGACTATGGTTTTTTGCTTTTATTGCAAAAATCGATACAGGTTTCCCACCATTAATTACATGGTTAACAGCTATCCATTTTCATTACTCAGCCTGCCTCTTGGTCATATCACTTGGTCTCTTTGGACGTATTCATCAAAGCAGATTGTTTAATGGGATTATTGTTGTTATATGGAGCGGACCGTTTCTTGTTGCCCTAGGAATAACATTCTCTAAAATACTAGAAGTTTTTTCTGTGGGATTATACATCATAGCTATTTACGGTTTATTTATACTTGCACTAAAAACTAAACTTCCTGCAATTCAGGGTTTACTATTACGTATATCCTATGGTTCTTTATGTATCACAATCCTATGGTCCATCATGTATGCATTGAGTAATTTGCTTGGACATTCTTTTGTTGGGATACCAGAAATGCTAAAGTTTCATGGTGTTATCAATGGCGTTTTCTTTGGGGCAG
This genomic stretch from Lysinibacillus pakistanensis harbors:
- a CDS encoding YndJ family protein, with protein sequence MLVNLRNNLGKPVILFGFILAAICFGFSEQPTFILLLTIAQLIFIPALIKMVVDLPRGGDAIIAVMMIAVTMLHWWTEGWLAIVLALIYVIYTVFIASLGVNRFLQRGFTNIAEISIDIGLMYLFIGGLWFFAFIAKIDTGFPPLITWLTAIHFHYSACLLVISLGLFGRIHQSRLFNGIIVVIWSGPFLVALGITFSKILEVFSVGLYIIAIYGLFILALKTKLPAIQGLLLRISYGSLCITILWSIMYALSNLLGHSFVGIPEMLKFHGVINGVFFGAVGVLAWAIAVPKRTHEPVQFPVSQIRGKLREQNDPHPGLVDALHDFVDTTRLSPAIPHFYEQTEQYRLKASVKWKAWFKPFALIYQGFSRYIQQLNLPLSSQQIEMTGRIIKVDEQQDGRPAPRAWIRAIDKQTTFVAIYSQHTTDQITYMNIALPLPFSTMIGVLYLYEENGCLHLTSAHDGDAGIYLAIHRFLFQLPLQEHFVITAKNELLTAVHKMRIFGLPFLQIDYQIEKK
- a CDS encoding DUF4166 domain-containing protein, with product MTIYQTILGEEFTKLHPKLQERYTLPVNQPFYAIGVMHKIESGAKWLRPFYTVATKTKFLFPESGENIPFSICNTCRTLPSGELEVLWERAFHFPKRTRYFHARMTVDLVHKIVKDYLGEPALFYSDLHFAVTREGRLVIRSGFQRLVLSKIECALPKFLQGHVVVEEGFDDTRNVFTIHVSIHNPLIGRLMMYAGEFTQQSR